CGATCTCGCGCCACCCGCGTTTCGTAATCGCATAGAAGTTCGCCCGTCGGTCCTGTTCGCCCTTCTCGATGAGTCCCTTATCCGCGAGGGTGTCGAGGTTGGGATACAGCCGGCTGTGGTGAATCTCCTGTTCGTAGTACTCCTCGAGGTCCCGTTTGATCCCGAGCCCGTTGGGACTATCGTAACCGGCGACGACGTACAGCAGGTCCCGCTGGAATCCCGTCAGATCGTGCATGTGAGCGCTTTCACACGCCACTCACAGTAGTATGTGGACGTTAGTGCGGACTCGCGTCCCTACCCCGATGCCGGGGGCGTTACCGGGACCGTAAGCCGACGCTACGGGGTCAGTAGTAGTACAGCTCGAACTCGTTGCCACAGCCCCGACAGTCGACGTCGGTCCCCCGCAGTCGATTCGTCCGCTCGGTCGCCGTGTGTGACGTCTCACAGTCGACGACGGCCTGTGTCGTACAGTACGGACAGTAGATGGGGAGTTCGGTCGATCGCATATCCCACAGCTAAGGGCGGTATAGCGGATAGTTATTTGCGAGCTGTACCGACAGCTCTCGCCTTCCGGTCGCGTCGGTCCGGGTCGCACTACCCGACCAACGAGCGGTATTCTGCAAGCACCTTGTCGTGGAGGATCGAGTACGCGATCACGAGCAAGAGCAGTCCCACGAGCCCCATCCAGCCGCCCAGGAGGCTCTCGCCCGCGGTGGCGTTCAGGTAGCCGTTGTACTCGGCGAGCGTGCTTGCGGCGGTGAGGACGATCGTCAGACAGCCGTATCCGACGAGGAGGGCGCCGTGAACGATCGGTTCGAGCAGTTCCTCGTGCATGCTCGCAGCAGAATCCCTCCACCGATAGCCGTTTCGTTTCGTCGTTGCTGGCACCCGCCGGGACCGACAGGTCCCGGGTGAGATGCGACGCAGAAAGTGAGACGGGTGCTCAAGTCCGTCCCGAAGTTCATCCACGTAGGAGGATGCTGGTACACCAGCGTCAGAGGCACCTCCTACGTTCCCCACTGTAACGGCGACACATATAGTCTTTGTGACTGCTTGCACGACACGAAGACAGTGATACATCACGATCCGACCGTCCGGATCGTTCGGCCTCGGTGTCCGACCGATCAGGCGGCGAGTTCGGCCGGGAGGTACTGCGATTCCCACTCGCGACGCGCGTCGATCTCGCGTCGTCCGCGGTCGGTGAGCGC
The DNA window shown above is from Halalkalicoccus jeotgali B3 and carries:
- a CDS encoding PadR family transcriptional regulator, which gives rise to MHDLTGFQRDLLYVVAGYDSPNGLGIKRDLEEYYEQEIHHSRLYPNLDTLADKGLIEKGEQDRRANFYAITKRGWREIEARREWESERIDEASGRLDV